Proteins encoded together in one Miscanthus floridulus cultivar M001 chromosome 16, ASM1932011v1, whole genome shotgun sequence window:
- the LOC136510961 gene encoding uncharacterized protein, protein MLPVQFGTTEHFLTEYVNFFVVDFDTAYHAILGRLALAKFMAVPHYVYLLLKIPTEKGVLTLRANVSTTYDCEREGLSITKALDLSARIQDCITNSNKVPVEEKEIPTQEPPRSTTKSKEMKEVELIISDRRKTARIGAHLNPK, encoded by the coding sequence ATGCTGCCAGTCCAGTTTGGCACCACCGAGCACTTCCTTACTGAGTACGTGAATTTCTTCGTGGTAGACTTCGACactgcctaccatgccatccttggtcgactagctctcgccaagttcatggctgtgccGCATTATGTCTATCTGCTGTTGAAGATCCCAACGGAGAAGGGCGTTCTCACCCTACGTGCCAACGTCTCCACCACCTACGATTGCGAAAGGGAAGGCCTCTCCATCACCAAAGCGCTCGACCTCTCTGCTAGAATACAGGACTGCATCACCAACTCCAATAAGGTGCCAGTGGAGGAGAAGGAGATCCCAACTCAGGAGCCACCTAGGTCTACGACTAAGTCCAAGGAAATGAAGGAGGTGGAGCTCATCATCAGTGATAGGAGGAAGACGGCCCGGATCGGAGCCCAtctcaaccccaaatag